A stretch of DNA from Arachis hypogaea cultivar Tifrunner chromosome 19, arahy.Tifrunner.gnm2.J5K5, whole genome shotgun sequence:
AAAATCCGATAGTAACCGATTTATTGACGGATTATTTTCATTATTTCGCCAGTAAATTCGacagtatttaatatttttcttgtagtgtttgcaACGGTTactttcataaataataatacataataatattgactaattttaaaagttaaattacAAATGAATAAAATATACTATATCCTAAAATGGAATAAAACAAAGTACATCATATATGgtaatacacaataaaaataaaacaaactattTAACTCTATGAATACAAGAAACCATTAAATAAActacttattaattattttctcacAAGCAATCTTATGAAGAGCTCATTATTTTTCACTCATTGTAGATGTGTCAgcattaagtatttgcatatccatttatttttttcttttcttagtcattatttccattttcctttcctttgcttttatttctatttttttttaaatatacctCCGAATTTGTAattcttgtttcttcattgccgcttgaatttgtaactcattttctttgattatcataatattttctttatgttccctttccttttctcttttcttttttttatctattagttTCTTTTTCCTAACATTCTTAATATCTTTTATGAGAGGTAGTTTCTTGACAACTGATGATTTCTTTTCACTAAGGTCTTCAGGTATTTGTGCTTTTTTCTTATCCTTTcttttgctcttctttgattTTTGTGGGCGAGCGAGAGAGTCCATATTGGTTTCCTCAGCCAACGTATTTCTCGATTTGATGATGATGAATATGCTTCAGTTGCATTGATTTTGGTTCTCTTTGAACCTCCATTTTGTATTGGTAGTTGACTTATCCATTTTTGTTCCAAACGAAGCATATTCTAATACCTCTCAAAAGCAAATTTTTTACCATAATTTATAGAGTAAAGTTTATAAGCTAACTCCTTTATCTCATTAGCGTTCGAACCACTCCTTATGTTTCGACTAACTTGATTGTAGCGATCAGCAAATTATGCAACTGCCTTGTTGATCTTATACCATCATTTCTTACATGCAACTGTCTCCCCTTTTCATATCAGTGCTAAATTCTACACAATAGGCGCGTGGATTTGATTTCAAAATGTTTCGCCCTTTTGATCGGGACCAACTATAGAGTTAGTTGAAACATTCAACCACATGCACTGATTAATATATCATCATTTTTTCATTACCAGTGTTAAATACTATCTTGCTTATGATTTTCAATTTCATCATCATTGAGGTCGATAGCATCTAATCCACGAGGATTAGCAAAATTTGAATATTACGAATTTGGACTAGAATGTATCGGAGTTTGAGGGGATGAGTTAGAAAAACCACCAACACCAGATGAGTCATATCTCGATGCATTAAATTGAGTTAGAAACGGCAAGAATGTTGGAATAACATTTTCAATAGAggttaaatatggatgaaaatgAATAATGTGGTATTTGTAAATTttgattatgtggttgaaaaatagaaaattgattattattattataagaaacttgaaaattgaaattagaaaaattttGTGGATTTGGACTTTAAAATGTATTTATTGATAGTGTGAAGTTTTGGTTTGGAATTTGAGAATTTGAAGATTGAAAATGtatttagattttgaattttttttataaataattaaaaaaattcaattgatTTAGAtctattatcttttaaaaaaaaagatcagTAGAACTTTGGTttcataatttaaaagaaaatcgaataaaatttaaaaaaaatcatgagaataaagtgtatataaataatatatataaaataataaaatattaatttattaataatattcatAATACAATATcgatcatatatttttattaatatatataatatatataatgtatATGTAATGGTcctttctatttttattaatatatatgtaatatatatactACAtggtaaattaaaattttattagatgTACAAAAACTTCCTTCGTCTATGTTCCGGTCCAGGCTATCAGCGACTTGGGTCCGGATGCGAATAGACGACCCGACGGGTTGATCGACCCGAGTCGGGAGGTGACTCGCGCATCACCTCTTCATCCACGTAGAATTTAGATAGTTAGCAGAAATTTTTAGACAGACAGATGAACCAGGCCACAAAGAACCCACCCGAGTACAGACTATAAAGAGAGAGGAGCCTACCCCTCTCCACAGGTACGTTACCCTAATTCTCATACGCCGCCTACTTGTACGGATCCAGTCCTTGCAAGTGGTCTCTACTCGCCGTCCAGTTGACAACAGAGCCAGACTCCAGCATCCCAGTCCGCGCTCAAGTCCCAACCTTTACAAGTCTCTGCTCCATCAACAAGCCAACTCGAACCATCAAACATCCGAGCACacgaataatcataataataagaaAGCACCGTCACTTGCTGGATATACCTATCTTGAGCCTTTTACCCTGTACTTAGAAAAGGTCAGGTCAtcaagaaataaaataatagattcCTAAttccccaaaataaataaataatatattcctATGCTAATAATGCATGATTGAATGCACAGCATTACGAAAGAGAAAgccaacaataataaaaattggtATTAACAAGTGTATAAATTAAACTATAAAGTAATGTGAATTAACATAAGATTAAATAGAGGCtacattatatttttaaaataaactaaaagcaGGAAAACAATATCTTCAAGTAGAAGTAATCAAAGGACATTTGTCcgggttattaattaattaattaaactctgCAATTGAATTGTCCTTCTTAATTTGGCACAAATTGAACAATATTCTTTTCAAGTTAATCATGGAACATAAGCGTCCAAATTAGTAATTTGCCTTCCAGTCCATAGTTTCATTTTTTTCCATGAACATGCTATGAAAATGTGAATATCCAATAAACTATCTTCATCgctcaataataaataaataaataagtaatataTTAATATTGCTATATCCTTCTAAGGATAGGCTGTCTCTTGGCTCTGACATGGTGAAGCTTCCGTGGCCTAAGCCAATGTCCTAATTCATCCTTCCAACTTGAACAATTATATTATAAACAAAAATCCCAattcaatcaaataataaaataataaatataatctcCATATCTCATAATGCTTTTTAATTTGTAGCCTTATCTGATATTATACATAAATTTCCCATATGAGCTGTTCAACAAAGTCAAACTCCAAAGgccgtattattattattattattattattattattattattattattattattattaacacttACTGTTTCTATAGGTTAATAATTTGTGTCGGCTTCGTTgtcatattatatttataaaaatattattcatacagtaaaattaattactaaaattaattattaatatatttatatataaataaatatatataatttaatttttaatatatatttatattttaatatatattttatactaataactaattttaataatttattttaatatgcaTAATTATATCTTTATCTACGATCATATAATTAAGAGAAAATTTCATTCTCCTCTCctacgagatgctaaaatgacactccactcccttctattttataaatgtacattttttttccttctaacttttaaaaaatctcatctttaatccattttaaattttttgtgttaactaatattaactttatctattttttaagaaaaataaattattttttaaaaaataccattaacaaaaattttattttttatcattaaatttttcttatcaaaatactctttaataaattattttttattgattaaattgtatttttaccaaaatactttaaaaaaaattaataattaaattattcttttCTAAGACACCtaccttcaataattttttaaatattaaatcgtgattttaccaaaatttttgttaacaattatttttatattttactattaattttttgatatcaatatgtattattttaacattaaataaaaaaatcttactactattaatatgtataacaactaatatatattgatattgaaaaataatattactaaaattttttatttaatattaaaataatatatatagataaaaaaaattaatagtaaaatataaaaaaattgttaacaaaaattttggtaaaattataatttaataattaaaaaattattgaaagatatttttaaaaaaataatataattattaatttttttaaaatacaatttaatcaataaaagaataatttattaaaaaatattttggtaagcaaaatttaatgataaaaaataaaatttttgttaatggatatttttttttaaaaataatttattttttcttaaaaaatagataaagttaacattaattaacataaaaaatttaaaatggattaaagaagaggttttttaaaagttagaacttaaaaagaagaaaaatatacatttataaaatagaaaagagaagaatatcATTTTAGTATCTcacagaaaaaaaaagtaaaattttctcTATAATTAATTGGATCTTTAATTAGAGACCAAAATGAAGTTGGTCAGCATTACGCAATTGGAACCAATGTTTTCCACTTGTCCttttcttccttctattttttatttatattccttgaaataaaattttggcgTCCCTTTTTATGAGAAATTTGGGATCGACTCCAAATGATTGGAACATGTGAGTGAACCGCTAGAAATATTTTAAccgaagaaaataaataaataaataaaaagattaagtACTGTTTTTGTTCTTAAGATTTGggttgaaattaaaattattttttatttttttattattaaaatcatcattaacgttacaaaacattataaaattatctttttgtcCATAAACAACATTTTTTTGGACAATTTTacctttaaataaaaataaaaaatattaaaaaatcaccccaccccaccccctcccacctaaaatagaaaaaaaaaaaaacaaaagacgcagaacaaaagaagagagaaacagagaggaagaagaaagaaaaaggaaagaaaaaaaaaaggaaacaaaacaGAGCAACAGCTAGTGTTAAATCATCGGCACCAATCACCGCTTGAGGAGCTCTTGTGGAGCCTCAACTCGAAGCGGAGACCTAACCCGGAGAAGTTATAATGGTTTGGATCTGTCCACAAGAACTGAACTGGAGTGAAACTGGAAATAGAAGGAAGGGGAGGAAGCTTTTTGTCGTCATGAGTGGAGGTTCTGGCGAGGACGAGTCAGGTAGTCACGAGTTGCCACAGCTGTCTGTCGTCTTCGTCGTTGCTTCGGTCACGAGTCACAAGTCACGGTGGAGATTCCCACGAGGACTAGCAAATTCTTTCCTTCATGATCGCCGTTTAGCGAGAGAGATCGAGGGTTGTGTTCATGTTCTCTACTTGAAGAGGATTTCTCGGAATAGAGAGGGTTTGGGGTTCATGTGACGTGTGGATCTAGAACCTctgggaagaagaagatgaaaaagagaaGACTTGTTCTTCAGATCTGGAACCTCTGGGGTTtatattctctcttttttctctcttctctcttctctcttttctgcaTTCTCTCTCGTGTTTGAAGGattggatttttgaattttttatcttgaatttgaatgtagtgtTGTTGTTGATGGATTTTTTAATCTGAAtatattgttgttattgattctgTGTtggctttgttttattttttttggaattaGAAAAAAtagttggtgttgttgttgtGATGGATTTTTGAATCTGGatatattgttattgttgattttgtgttggctttgtttgatttttttgaaattaaaaaaaatagttggtattgttgttgttgaagattTGCGTGGAGACTAAAGAGAGTGGAGTAGGGAGGCGGCTGAAGTAAACAGTAGAGTGAGGAGGGTAAAGGAGaaagatgatgatgaatgatattttttagtctaaaattttaaaaaagaatgattttataatgtttaataacgttgaggatgattttaataataaaaaaaagtcggAGACGAATTTAATTTTTaccccagaccttagggacgaaaaaaatatttaaccctAAATAAAACTTAGCTTTCTTACAATCAACGTTTGGTGCAAAAGAATAGTCATATTAtgttggatttttttaaataaaataaagataataattatcaatatacgtgaatataaatttaaaagtatttatgtttttgtttcatattacatattttatttacagtaaaaattatatatatacgtatcttgtttatattaataaaaaaatgcaaaCTTAATGAGCTAGAAAAGCCTGTCTAATATATTGATGTGGGTTTTTGGTTGAGCATTAGGTGAGAGTATGTAACTGTTTTGAGTGTTATCTGAAACGTTGATTTGGGTCTGAACGTGATGTCCAAATTTTTTTGTGTGGTAGCGTCTAACTTGTGACGCCTAGTTGCCATCTGTCCGAGTTTCTTGTGAGGAGGTAGacgtggtacctgcaagagactccgatacttaagttagtaagggatttaggcaggtttttagtagattgaacgtgagttatacttgggggatgccagtgtatttatagtagagtttgATGACTTCCTTGGTGGTGGTAGTTCCATCTTATCTTATATCTTAGGAGTTTGTTGGGGTCTATCTTTCGGAGAAAATAGAATTTGAGGCTTTTAGAAGCAATGACCTACTGTGTGGAGCTGAGCTCCTTGGACGGTGTCCGACCTCTTCTAGAAAGGCCACCCACCAGGGTCAGACCTTTCGTCCTTATTGGGTCTGATTTTAtgtttgggtcagggtatgaacaatgcccctACTTGAGTCCTGAGCTTTTTCAGAGGTCGGGCTCAAGCATCTCAAGGCTCCTGCTTGGACGTCGGGTGCCTGCCTTTCCGGAAGTCGAGTGCTCGAcgtgtttcaaaattttgaacgTTACCCCCTTTAAATGAGGGGCTAGGTTTCCTTGATTTGTGCGAACGTTTTAATAGAGGAGTTATTAGGCCCGTTACCTTTTGTTTCTTATAAAAGTATTGTGgcctttctttttctccctttcttttttttgtaataattggTAGTTCTTTGAACATTTTTACCTTTTGTTTTAGTTGTTTCCACAACTTTTAATAGTAATGTTCCtagttattctttttattttctagagAACTTTTCTGCCTTTGAAATGGAGCTATGTTTTTTGTAGTCGACTTTCTGATTTGTCTATTTTGCGACTTTAGGACGCTGAGTTTCCTTTATAGGTCCAACTTCGAATAATCGGCCTTTATCAACTTACTTTTACTACCCGTTTTTTATCCGATCTCATTGAGATCGCTTTATACGAGCTGTTTATGTAACCTCTTACATTAACTTGGACCTCATTgcttcatcttgccgaccttgtTTAGGTCAGACAATGATTTTTGcggtttgtcgagcttaagttaaTGCGTTCTCAGACAGGAAACTTCTTAAGTTACATGCGTGCTAAGATCTCGGGAGCTCCAGTCCTTGGAGGttggacactttgtagtagcctttACCTAGGACCTCTACTATCTTGTAAGGTCCTTTCTAATTAGCGgccagcttcccttctcctgactcTTGTACCCCGATGTCATTCCGGATCAAGATGAGGTCGTTGGCGCTGAAATTTCTTTATTTTGACCACATTTTGGTTGTATCTTAGAGTTATCCCCTGTTTTAgagcttcctctctaatccaagctctttctcagacttctgggaggaggtcgagctcttctttttGTGCTTGGGTGTTGACTCTTTCATTGTAGAATACTACTTTAGGTAATTCTTCAAtaacttctattggaatcatggcctccattccataagcaagTAGGGTGATTCCACTGTTGTGGAGTGTGGGGTAATCCGATATGCCCGCAAGACTTGAGGGAGCTcgtcagcccaagctcccttcgaGTCTTGTAGTCGGCgctttaacccggccaatatgactttattggTTGCTTCCCTTTGTAAGGTCGGCTAAAAGAAACTAGCTCAGATCACCTTTTTGGACAGTGGCCGAGCTCTTAGGTGGTTGCcgcagatgccactgtgtacatCCTCCAGGACTTCTTTTGTGTTAGAAGTCGGTACACACTTCAagaggggtgttgagatccctcttttatataggaCATTGTAGTTTTACGCCTCTTTGATAAGCCTTCTGGCTTCTTTTTGTCCTCGAAAAGTGTATCaaatttgaggtagttgattatgggagtcatccatcctaagTTTTGGTTGGATATGACTAACGCTTCTGGATTTGAATTGTCCTCCTTTTTGATATTGATGGTGTTTGCAGGGTCTGCTGGATAAGACTCCTATTGTTGCCCCCGGCTTGGTGCTGGCTAACTTTGAGAGAGCGTCAGCCGGGCATTGAATTCTCGGGTTATATGTCGAATGTCACTTTTTACAAAGTGTGCCAGTTGTTCTCGGGTTTCCTCCACGTATTTCTTCATAGTGGGGTCTTTGGTTTGATAAGTTCCATTAATTTGCGAAGTTATTACCTGTGAATCACTGAACACTACCAGCTTTTCAGCTTCCACTTTTTTAGCCAACTTCATGCCAACGAGTAAGGCTTCGTACTCTGCTTAGTTGTTAGAGACAGGAAATTCGAATCTCAAGGACAGCTCTATCCGAGTTTCTTGGTCACTTTCTAGAATGATCCCGGTCCCAATTCCGACTTTATTTAATGACCCGTCTATGTATAGGCTCCATGTGGTCGGATCTCCTGGACTTTCGGTGTATTCAGCGACAAAGTCAGCAAGGTATTGTGACTTGATTGCTGTCCAAGCTTCGTACTTTAGGTCGAACTCAGACAGCTCCACTGCCCATTGTAGCATCCGACCTGTTAAGTCCATCTTTTGCAGGATATGTTTCATTGGCTGGTTAGTGTGGACTctgatggtgtgagcctggaagtaaggtCGGAGTCTCCGAGACGTGAGGATAAGGGCATagacaaacttttctatcttttggtagttcagctcagcTCCCTGTaaggctttgctgatgaagtagagaGGTTGTTGTCCCTTCTCTTTTTCACGTAGGCCGATGCTATGTCCCGACTAGCCACTGCTAGGTATAAGACGAGCTATTCTCCTTTTATAGGTCGGGCTAGTATAGGTGGCTGGCCCAGGAAGGCTTTgacttggaaggcttgttcgtatTTTGGGGTCCACTTGAATTGTTTGCCCTTCCTTAGAATAAAGTAGATGGGGAGTGATTTCAGAGCTGATCCTACTAGATGAGCACGAATCCTAAGATCTTCCCTGCTTCCACCGTAAAGGTGCATTTCGAAGGATTTAAtctcattccatactttcttATGGTGGCGAATACCTTAGAGAGGTCGGGCAATGCTCTCTTTGGTTTTTacgagcatgtcgtctacgtacaCCTCCATGAGATTTTCTATGTATACCTCCATGAATTCTCCTCTATATTGATGTACTTCTTCGCCCTCTCATGAATTTCATTTAGAGAACCCAGATGTCGCTTGGAAATTGACTGGGAGAATGACCCTTCTTTGAGGCCGTTGACTAGTCCCATGATTACAGCTTCAGTGGGTAGGCTCGAAATTCccaagcatgctttgttgaacctttctatGTAGTTGCAAAGAGTTTCCCCAATCTCTTGTTTGATTCCTAGCAAGCGCGGTGCATGTTTTggtttatccttctggatggagaacctggtCAGGAACTTCCGGGATAGGTCGTCGAAAC
This window harbors:
- the LOC140182217 gene encoding uncharacterized protein → MDLYDGTTDPKHHLSNFKSRMYLAGASDATLCKAFPTTLTKAATKWFDTLPPRSVISFDDLSRKFLTRFSIQKDKPKHAPRLLGIKQEIGETLCNYIERFNKACLGISSLPTEAVIMGLVNGLKEGSFSQSISKRHLGSLNEIHERAKKYINIEENSWRYT